From Granulicella sp. WH15, the proteins below share one genomic window:
- a CDS encoding aspartate aminotransferase family protein: MTLDAIQAVENKLLLKTYERNPILLESGHGVLLRDSEGNDYLDLLSGIGCSALGYGHPALTQAIAAQATQLIHTSNLFYHQGTAELAMRLTEISGMDRVFFCNSGTEAWEASLKLARAHALMLRNEGKTIGTKFLAMSHSFHGRTMGSVATTHKAKYREPFAPVMGDVEFVEFNDVEGLRAKFSNDVCGICIETIQGEGGIHPVSPEFFQAARDLCNSTGALLLVDEIQCGVGRTGKWFAYQHYGIQPDITTVAKPLAGGIPIGAMLCTEAASKAISPGMHGTTFGGGPLACAAAIAVIDTIRRDDLLAHITDTGNYFMDRLRELAKQYPAMTEVRGLGLMVGVEIDSADLAKEIAAELLARHIIINRTSETVLRFLPPYILERKHVDQAITVLGEILAKSSAAYASDAVTGGKAHG, encoded by the coding sequence ATGACACTCGACGCAATTCAGGCAGTAGAGAACAAGCTGCTGCTGAAGACTTATGAACGGAACCCGATCCTGCTCGAGAGCGGCCACGGCGTGCTGCTGCGCGACAGCGAGGGCAACGACTATCTCGACCTGTTGAGCGGCATCGGCTGCTCGGCGCTGGGCTATGGGCATCCTGCGCTCACGCAGGCGATCGCCGCGCAGGCGACGCAGCTCATCCATACCTCGAACCTCTTCTACCACCAGGGCACGGCGGAGCTGGCCATGCGGCTGACCGAGATCAGCGGCATGGATCGCGTCTTCTTCTGCAACAGCGGCACCGAGGCGTGGGAGGCTTCGCTGAAGCTGGCTCGCGCTCATGCGTTGATGCTGCGCAACGAGGGCAAGACCATCGGCACGAAGTTTCTGGCGATGTCGCACAGCTTCCACGGGCGCACGATGGGCTCGGTGGCAACGACGCACAAGGCCAAGTACCGCGAGCCCTTCGCGCCCGTGATGGGCGACGTCGAGTTCGTCGAGTTCAATGATGTTGAGGGCCTGCGCGCCAAGTTCTCGAACGATGTCTGCGGCATCTGCATCGAAACTATTCAGGGCGAGGGCGGCATTCATCCCGTCTCGCCGGAGTTCTTCCAGGCGGCTCGGGATTTATGTAACAGTACCGGTGCTCTTTTGCTGGTGGATGAGATTCAGTGCGGCGTTGGGCGTACGGGCAAGTGGTTTGCGTACCAGCACTACGGCATCCAGCCGGATATCACTACTGTGGCGAAGCCGCTGGCTGGCGGCATTCCCATCGGCGCGATGCTCTGCACCGAGGCTGCGTCGAAGGCGATCTCGCCGGGGATGCACGGCACGACCTTCGGTGGTGGTCCCCTGGCCTGCGCGGCTGCGATTGCGGTGATCGACACCATTCGCCGCGACGATCTGCTGGCGCACATCACTGATACCGGCAACTACTTTATGGATCGTCTGCGCGAGCTGGCGAAGCAGTATCCCGCCATGACCGAGGTTCGCGGGCTGGGCCTGATGGTCGGCGTCGAGATCGACTCGGCCGACCTGGCCAAGGAAATCGCGGCCGAGCTGCTGGCGCGGCACATCATCATCAACCGCACCAGCGAGACGGTCCTGCGTTTTCTGCCGCCTTACATCCTGGAGCGCAAGCACGTCGATCAGGCCATCACGGTGCTCGGCGAGATTCTGGCAAAGTCGAGCGCCGCATACGCGTCCGATGCAGTAACCGGAGGAAAGGCACATGGGTAG
- the argB gene encoding acetylglutamate kinase, giving the protein MKFVVKLGGAALEDKRLLQLCAKSIFELVNDGNQVAVVHGGGVQLTKTLAQLGKKSEFISGLRVTDAETRDAALMVLAGRVNKSLVAELGRVGQAAVGLSGGDGHVFRARKKQTNPDLGFVGEIAAADPRWLEAIWKMGAVPVISSIALGFDGEYYNINADEMASACAACTKADALVFLTDVPGVKGADGKVMRWLTLGQIPALEKAMVVSGGMLPKLKACRDALLQGVKRVRILPAESAAVLPDLVSSRVNDGTEVMVA; this is encoded by the coding sequence ATGAAGTTCGTCGTCAAGCTTGGTGGTGCGGCACTCGAAGACAAGCGGCTTCTGCAGCTCTGCGCCAAGTCCATCTTCGAGCTGGTCAACGACGGCAACCAGGTTGCGGTGGTGCATGGCGGCGGCGTGCAGTTGACCAAGACGCTGGCGCAGTTGGGCAAGAAGAGCGAGTTCATCAGCGGCCTGCGCGTGACCGATGCCGAGACCCGCGATGCCGCGCTGATGGTGCTGGCGGGGCGTGTGAATAAGTCTCTGGTCGCGGAGCTGGGCCGTGTGGGCCAGGCGGCGGTCGGGCTTTCGGGCGGCGACGGACACGTCTTCCGCGCACGCAAGAAGCAGACCAATCCCGACCTCGGCTTCGTGGGCGAGATCGCGGCAGCCGATCCCCGTTGGCTCGAGGCCATCTGGAAGATGGGCGCGGTGCCGGTCATCTCGTCGATCGCGCTGGGCTTCGACGGCGAGTACTACAACATCAACGCGGATGAGATGGCCTCAGCCTGCGCGGCCTGCACCAAGGCCGACGCGCTGGTCTTTCTGACCGACGTCCCCGGAGTGAAGGGCGCGGACGGCAAGGTGATGCGCTGGCTCACGCTCGGGCAGATTCCCGCGCTCGAGAAGGCAATGGTGGTTTCGGGCGGCATGTTGCCCAAGCTGAAGGCCTGCCGCGATGCCCTGCTGCAAGGGGTCAAGCGGGTTCGGATTCTCCCGGCGGAGTCGGCGGCGGTACTGCCCGATCTCGTCTCTTCACGCGTCAACGATGGTACGGAGGTGATGGTCGCATGA
- a CDS encoding ArgR family transcriptional regulator codes for MKQLRHSAIRTILEGEQVGNQDELRVKLAKRGFNVTQATLSRDIRELRISKGPDGYSISSAADSIEDDMPGMRDVMRSFGLQVRQAANLLVLITKTGSAQPVAAGIDYEDWPEVIGTIAGDDTVLIICPDERQSKTLKNRIEGYLG; via the coding sequence ATGAAACAACTGCGACATTCCGCGATTCGCACCATCCTAGAGGGAGAACAGGTCGGCAATCAGGACGAGCTGCGTGTCAAACTGGCTAAAAGAGGATTTAATGTAACCCAGGCTACGCTCTCGCGCGATATCCGCGAGTTGCGCATCTCCAAGGGGCCGGATGGATACTCGATTTCGAGCGCCGCCGACTCTATAGAAGATGATATGCCTGGAATGCGCGATGTGATGCGGAGTTTTGGGCTGCAGGTGCGGCAGGCGGCAAACCTGCTGGTACTGATTACGAAGACGGGCAGTGCCCAGCCGGTGGCGGCGGGCATCGACTATGAAGACTGGCCGGAGGTCATTGGGACCATCGCCGGAGACGATACGGTGCTGATCATCTGTCCGGATGAGCGGCAATCGAAGACGTTGAAGAACAGAATTGAAGGCTACCTTGGCTGA
- the argF gene encoding ornithine carbamoyltransferase, translating into MGSKTVTMNPKNGEGVESGPRGTAALGIQSDTAFSEAAKRLSGRDLCSISDLTVGEMAAIMELAHAVKGQPEDFRHALDARQMVMFFEKASLRTRLTFESAINTLGGNAIFVDQTQSPLGERESLADMARNLERWMSIMVLRTYAHETITEMAACSKIPVINALSDLEHPCQAIADFFTLEERFGSAEGIHFAYVGDGNNVCHSLMLTAAQLGAHCFVATPKGFAPKLDIIHKAIEISEQTGGSITLLNDPVKAVTGADAVYTDVCTSMGFEHEATKRAPIFKPYQVNEALMAHAQPHAVFMHCLPAHRNAEVTDAVLDGPQSVVFDQAENRMHVQKALLLMLLGGAKRVPNSRDRGLQARKRHA; encoded by the coding sequence ATGGGTAGCAAAACCGTGACGATGAACCCGAAGAACGGCGAAGGCGTAGAGAGTGGCCCGCGGGGCACCGCGGCTCTTGGCATTCAATCCGACACCGCCTTCAGCGAGGCTGCCAAGCGGCTGAGCGGGCGCGACCTCTGCTCCATCTCCGACCTGACCGTGGGCGAGATGGCTGCCATCATGGAGCTGGCGCACGCCGTCAAGGGACAGCCCGAGGACTTCCGCCATGCGCTCGACGCGCGGCAGATGGTAATGTTCTTCGAGAAGGCTTCGCTGCGCACGCGGCTTACCTTCGAGTCCGCCATCAATACGCTGGGCGGCAATGCGATCTTCGTCGACCAGACGCAGTCTCCGCTGGGCGAGCGCGAGTCGCTGGCCGATATGGCGCGCAACCTCGAGCGCTGGATGAGCATCATGGTGCTGCGCACCTACGCGCACGAGACCATCACCGAGATGGCCGCGTGCTCGAAGATTCCGGTCATCAACGCACTCTCGGATCTTGAGCATCCGTGTCAGGCCATCGCCGATTTCTTCACGCTGGAAGAGCGCTTCGGCTCGGCTGAGGGGATTCACTTTGCCTATGTGGGCGACGGCAACAACGTCTGCCACTCGCTGATGCTGACCGCCGCGCAGTTGGGCGCGCACTGCTTCGTCGCCACGCCGAAGGGCTTTGCTCCGAAGCTCGATATCATCCACAAGGCCATCGAGATCAGCGAGCAGACCGGCGGCAGCATCACGCTGCTCAACGATCCGGTCAAGGCCGTCACCGGGGCCGATGCAGTGTACACCGACGTCTGCACCAGCATGGGCTTCGAGCATGAGGCCACCAAGCGCGCGCCGATCTTCAAGCCCTACCAGGTGAACGAGGCTCTGATGGCGCACGCGCAGCCGCACGCCGTCTTCATGCACTGCCTTCCGGCGCATCGCAACGCCGAGGTCACCGATGCGGTGCTCGATGGGCCGCAGTCGGTCGTTTTCGACCAGGCGGAGAACCGGATGCACGTCCAGAAAGCCCTGCTGCTAATGCTGCTGGGCGGTGCGAAGCGGGTTCCCAACAGCCGCGACCGTGGCCTGCAGGCGCGCAAACGGCACGCGTAG
- the argG gene encoding argininosuccinate synthase: protein MSVILETLPLGQKVGIAFSGGLDTSAALHWMKQKGALPYAYTANLGQPDEADYDEIPRKALEYGAEAARLIDCRGPLVREGIAALQSGAFHITTAGVTYFNTTPIGRAVTGTMLVTAMKEDDVNIWGDGSTFKGNDIERFYRYGLLVNPELKVYKPWLDAAFIEELGGRAEMSAFMQKSGFAYKMSSEKAYSTDSNILGATHEAKDLEHLSSSMKIVVPIMGTAFWRDDVEIKREEITVRFVEGFPVALNGKEFTDPVELLLEANRIGGRHGLGMSDQIENRIIEAKSRGIYESPGLALLFIAYERLLTGIHNEDTIEQYRENGRKLGRLLYQGRWFDPQAIMLRESAQRWVASPVTGEVTLELRRGNDYSILNTDSPNLTFHPERLSMEKTESTFSPRDRIGQLTMRNLDITDTRAKLVTYAQTGLLKLSSKGTEMPQLNSGSNKE, encoded by the coding sequence ATGTCTGTCATCCTCGAAACACTTCCCCTCGGCCAGAAGGTCGGCATCGCTTTCTCGGGCGGACTCGACACCAGCGCCGCACTTCACTGGATGAAGCAGAAGGGCGCGCTGCCGTACGCCTACACCGCCAACCTCGGCCAGCCGGATGAGGCCGATTACGATGAGATTCCGCGCAAGGCGCTCGAGTATGGTGCGGAGGCGGCACGTCTGATCGACTGCCGTGGACCGCTCGTGCGCGAGGGCATCGCTGCGCTCCAGTCCGGCGCGTTCCACATCACCACGGCGGGCGTCACCTACTTCAATACGACGCCGATCGGCCGGGCTGTAACCGGAACGATGTTGGTTACGGCGATGAAGGAAGACGACGTCAACATCTGGGGCGACGGCTCGACCTTTAAGGGCAACGACATCGAGCGCTTCTACCGCTACGGCCTGCTCGTCAACCCGGAGCTGAAGGTCTATAAGCCGTGGCTCGACGCCGCCTTCATCGAAGAACTGGGCGGACGCGCCGAGATGTCGGCGTTCATGCAGAAGTCCGGCTTCGCGTACAAGATGTCCTCCGAGAAGGCCTACTCGACTGACTCCAACATTCTGGGCGCAACGCACGAGGCCAAGGATCTTGAACATCTTTCGAGCAGCATGAAGATCGTGGTGCCGATCATGGGCACTGCCTTCTGGCGCGACGACGTCGAGATCAAGCGTGAAGAGATCACCGTCCGCTTTGTGGAGGGCTTCCCTGTTGCGCTCAATGGCAAGGAGTTCACGGACCCGGTCGAGCTGCTGCTCGAAGCCAACCGGATCGGCGGGCGCCACGGCCTTGGCATGAGCGACCAGATCGAGAACCGCATCATCGAGGCCAAGAGCCGCGGCATCTACGAGTCGCCCGGCCTGGCGCTGCTGTTCATCGCCTACGAGCGCCTGCTCACCGGCATCCACAACGAAGACACTATCGAGCAGTACCGGGAGAACGGCCGCAAGCTGGGACGCCTACTGTACCAGGGCCGCTGGTTCGACCCGCAGGCGATCATGCTGCGCGAGTCGGCTCAGCGCTGGGTTGCAAGCCCTGTTACCGGAGAGGTCACGCTGGAGCTGCGCCGTGGGAATGACTACTCGATCCTCAACACGGACTCGCCGAACCTGACCTTCCACCCTGAGCGCCTCAGCATGGAGAAGACCGAGTCTACCTTCTCGCCGCGTGACCGTATCGGCCAGCTCACGATGCGCAATCTCGACATCACCGACACCCGCGCCAAGCTGGTGACCTACGCGCAGACCGGCCTGCTCAAACTGAGCAGCAAGGGCACGGAGATGCCACAACTGAACAGCGGCAGCAACAAGGAATAA
- the argH gene encoding argininosuccinate lyase — MSNQNASKMWSGRFREPLNATFEQWQRSFPFDWRLLPQEIAASSAHARAIAAAGILTDAELKQMLDGLAAVAARFPASGDLQQTGAAIVASSPGAEDIHHFSELELHKEIGDLALKLHTGRSRNEQIATDMRLFVRDAIDNTLAGLREWIAALIEIAEAAQDAVMPSYTHLQRAEPVLIAHWLLAYVSMAERDCTRMADCRKRMNLCPLGSGAIAGATLALDRTIAASALGFDAPTPNSMDATSDRDFALEFTSAASILGIHISRFAEELTLHSTAEFGFLDLPEAFSTGSSAMPQKKNPDLTELIRGKSGRLLGANVTLSVLIKGLPLAYNKDLQEGQEPVFDVADTLAGMFSVLPAFTRALRFREDRMKVAADTGYLNAMAAATYLTHKGVPFRKAHEKIGNAVRFGLESGRELGELTLGELQEFGPEFGEDFFASVTLEATLDCHDVIGGTARHRVAEAVQAAKQRLSLSSNEE, encoded by the coding sequence ATGTCCAATCAAAACGCCTCCAAGATGTGGTCTGGCCGCTTCCGCGAGCCGCTGAACGCGACGTTCGAGCAGTGGCAGCGTTCGTTTCCGTTTGACTGGCGGCTGCTGCCCCAGGAGATCGCCGCCAGCTCAGCGCACGCCCGTGCGATTGCGGCGGCAGGCATCCTGACTGACGCGGAACTGAAGCAGATGCTCGATGGCCTGGCGGCTGTCGCGGCTCGCTTCCCTGCCTCGGGAGATCTTCAGCAGACGGGCGCGGCCATTGTTGCCTCAAGCCCAGGGGCTGAGGACATTCACCACTTCTCCGAGCTTGAGCTGCACAAGGAGATCGGTGATCTTGCGCTGAAGCTGCACACGGGGCGCAGCCGCAATGAGCAGATTGCGACTGACATGCGGCTGTTTGTGCGCGATGCTATCGACAATACGCTCGCGGGTCTGCGGGAGTGGATCGCGGCGTTGATTGAGATTGCGGAAGCCGCGCAGGACGCGGTGATGCCCTCCTATACTCACTTGCAGAGGGCGGAGCCGGTGCTCATCGCGCACTGGCTGTTGGCATATGTCAGCATGGCTGAGCGGGATTGCACGCGCATGGCCGACTGCCGCAAGCGCATGAACCTTTGCCCGCTGGGGTCGGGTGCTATTGCCGGGGCTACGCTCGCGCTTGATCGCACGATTGCCGCGTCTGCACTGGGGTTTGATGCGCCGACGCCGAACAGCATGGACGCCACCAGCGACCGCGACTTCGCGCTGGAGTTCACGTCGGCAGCCTCGATTCTCGGCATCCACATCTCGCGCTTTGCTGAAGAGCTGACGTTGCACTCGACGGCTGAGTTCGGCTTTCTCGATCTGCCCGAAGCCTTCTCGACCGGGTCGAGCGCGATGCCTCAAAAGAAGAATCCCGACCTCACCGAGCTGATTCGCGGCAAGTCGGGGCGGCTACTGGGGGCAAATGTAACACTTTCGGTGCTAATTAAAGGGCTGCCCCTGGCTTACAACAAGGATTTGCAGGAGGGGCAGGAACCGGTCTTTGATGTTGCCGACACTTTGGCGGGGATGTTCAGCGTTTTGCCTGCGTTTACGCGGGCTTTGCGCTTCCGCGAGGATCGCATGAAGGTCGCCGCCGATACCGGGTACCTGAATGCGATGGCCGCCGCGACCTACCTGACCCACAAGGGAGTTCCCTTCCGCAAGGCGCACGAGAAGATCGGTAATGCAGTGCGGTTTGGGCTGGAGAGCGGGCGCGAGTTGGGCGAACTGACGCTGGGCGAGCTTCAGGAGTTTGGACCCGAGTTCGGCGAAGACTTCTTTGCCTCCGTCACGCTCGAGGCTACGCTGGACTGCCACGACGTGATCGGCGGCACTGCGCGACACCGGGTGGCAGAGGCGGTTCAG
- the argC gene encoding N-acetyl-gamma-glutamyl-phosphate reductase, producing the protein MAEKKIATTVKTAVIGVGGYSGGELARLLLKHPRLVGTAPLFLGRAGEENAVEVPLEQIQPQLALGAGQVLPKVVPFSWERLEAEGVEVVFLATPHESSRGWVPEMLARGLKVIDLSGAWRLNEDANRAVYKFHDADEAAARALQAEAVYGCPELHREKIATARLVANPGCYATSILLPLAPLVQAGLVDVEHGIICDAKSGVSGAGKGLTPGNHFISAADNLSVYKVFNHRHRGEMLEQLGIAAEQIQFTPHLLPIPRGILSTIYLRLNSAMQPDAVEACLREFYATSPMVRIHKTPGLPQIQHVVRNNYADIGFELAADGRRLVMVSCLDNLLKGASGQAVQNLNVMCGWSEEEGLL; encoded by the coding sequence TTGGCTGAGAAGAAGATTGCGACGACAGTGAAGACAGCAGTGATCGGCGTGGGCGGATACTCGGGCGGCGAGCTGGCGCGGCTGCTGCTGAAGCACCCCCGGCTGGTCGGGACCGCTCCCCTGTTTTTGGGACGGGCGGGCGAAGAGAACGCCGTTGAGGTGCCACTGGAGCAGATTCAGCCTCAGCTCGCGCTGGGCGCGGGACAGGTGCTGCCGAAGGTGGTGCCGTTTAGCTGGGAGCGCCTGGAGGCTGAGGGCGTCGAGGTCGTCTTTCTGGCGACGCCGCACGAGAGCTCGCGCGGATGGGTGCCGGAGATGCTGGCGCGTGGGCTGAAGGTGATCGACCTGAGCGGTGCGTGGCGGCTGAATGAGGATGCCAATCGGGCTGTTTATAAGTTTCATGATGCCGATGAAGCCGCTGCTCGTGCGTTGCAGGCGGAGGCCGTCTACGGCTGTCCGGAGCTGCACCGCGAGAAGATCGCGACGGCGCGGCTGGTGGCCAATCCCGGATGTTATGCCACCTCGATCCTGCTGCCGCTGGCTCCGCTGGTGCAAGCGGGCTTGGTGGATGTCGAGCACGGCATCATCTGCGATGCGAAGAGCGGCGTGAGCGGCGCGGGCAAGGGCCTGACGCCCGGGAACCACTTCATCTCCGCAGCGGACAATCTCTCCGTGTACAAGGTCTTCAACCATCGCCACCGGGGCGAGATGCTGGAGCAGCTTGGCATCGCCGCCGAGCAGATCCAGTTCACGCCGCACCTGCTGCCGATTCCACGCGGAATTCTTTCAACGATTTACCTGCGGTTGAACTCCGCCATGCAGCCTGATGCAGTGGAGGCGTGTCTGCGCGAGTTCTACGCGACCAGCCCGATGGTGCGGATTCACAAGACGCCGGGCCTGCCGCAGATTCAGCATGTAGTGCGCAACAACTACGCGGATATAGGCTTCGAGCTGGCGGCGGATGGGAGACGTCTGGTGATGGTGAGCTGCCTCGACAACCTGCTGAAGGGCGCGTCGGGACAAGCCGTGCAGAACCTGAACGTGATGTGCGGCTGGAGCGAAGAGGAGGGCCTGCTATGA